The following proteins are co-located in the Takifugu flavidus isolate HTHZ2018 chromosome 16, ASM371156v2, whole genome shotgun sequence genome:
- the atp10d gene encoding probable phospholipid-transporting ATPase VD isoform X2, protein MRCFESLLHLGSSRDRIRKKRTVVPSFTDNQELSGLLKSYKINKIHTTKYSFLSFLPKNLFEQLHRIANIYFILIAALNFVPVVEAFQAEIALVPILFVLTATALKDIWEDYRRFKSDFSINRLPCHVFDCKEKAYVKQCWKDVRVGDFVQLSCNEIIPADMLLLYSSDPRGVCYIETANLDGETNLKQKQVVLDLQVQGDSMNLDSFHSRIECEKPNHDLSSFRGYIEHPDGRRVGLHNGNLLLRSCTIRNTENVVGIVIYAGHETKAMMNNSGPRCKCSLLERRLNTDILWCVVLLIVMCLTAAIGHGLWVRNLNQPLFETSLDTSPALAGFHVFWTMIIVLQVLIPISLYVSIEIVKLGQIYFIHNDQDLYNEQLDASIQCRALNITEDLGQIQYLFSDKTGTLTENKMVFSRCSIYGVDYPHEDNARRLDVYEDQSELVGCSTTLRSRCSRKSLSCRSLSCNQNSLSLNTLGAESDDDDDEQLPSPVQARTSAFSSRVAKEVLPDPELLRKLSWLQSTALTPKDGFGASLSNMELVYVTDFFLALSICNSVVVSSPYQSQHVVPETQTPRRFVLQHLGFPPFSSIYPPGVRGSPRSFATRLFSLGRTGSFPLSTPSDYTADRSQASPCEDQQSADGWAQKDLKCGGDRRDDGETEEGKGKKINPEGTRQEVVDDNELLYEAESPDEAALVHAAHVYGFTLRGRSADHVLVDLPGIGSVVVQLLHILPFDSNRRRMSVVVRHPLSGQVVVYTKGADSVIMDLSENPKDLSQDQEVHHHIREQTQKHLDSYARDGLRTLCIAKKVLEEREYEQWLKRHLLAESSIENQEELLQDSAKSLETNLTLLGTTGILDRLQEEVPETIEALQRAGIKLWVLTGDKMETAINIAYASKLLRPIDQLLTVNCDSKDACAALLEELKLKVQHGAVGYTEGSTAECHKDLSPAFVLVVDGSTLDWALQEELKDDLLELSCGCKAVICCRSTPLQKSQVVRFIRDKLGVMTLAVGDGANDVSMIQVANVGIGICGQEGMQAVMSSDFAISRFKHLRKLLLVHGHWCYSRLANMILYFIYKNVMFVNLLFWYQFFCGFSGSVMSNSWVLILFNLVFTSAPPLIYSILDQDIPAETLLKLPELYRAVEKYKVSVPSMFWITVLDAFYQSIVCFFVPYFALAGSDVSVLSFGSPINSSALLIILLHQVLESHTLTWIHVLVLLLSFVSYFGFVLFFSLFCVTCSPPTNPLGVETLQMSQPMFYIICILTTVTALIPRILCRALYNTLHPNAAQNKEVEVDNYRQRIQQWNEKNVGVSR, encoded by the exons ATGAGGTGTTTCGAAAGCCTGCTCCATCTTGGTTCGAGCAGGGATCGTATTCGTAAGAAGAGGACGGTGGTGCCTTCCTTCACAGACAATCAGGAGCTGAGTGGACTGTTGAAGTCATACAAAATCAACAAAATCCACACCACCAAGTATTCCTTTCTGTCGTTTCTGCCCAAAAATCTGTTTGAGCAACTCCACCGCATTGCTAACATCTACTTTATCTTAATTGCCGCCCTAAATTTTGTTCCTGTGGTGGAGGCCTTTCAGGCAGAGATTGCCTTGGTTCCGATCTTATTCGTGTTGACAGCGACCGCTCTCAAGGATATCTGGGAAGATTATCGGAGGTTTAAGTCTGACTTTTCTATCAACAGACTTCCTTGCCATGTCTTCGACTG TAAGGAGAAGGCCTATGTCAAGCAGTGCTGGAAAGATGTGCGCGTCGGAGACTTTGTCCAATTGTCCTGTAATGAAATCATTCCTGCTGATATGCTCCTACTTTATTCCTCTGACCCTCGTGGGGTCTGTTACATTGAAACTGCCAACTTGGATGGAGAGACCAAcctgaaacaaaaacaggtgGTCTTAGACCTGCAAGTTCAG GGAGATAGCATGAATCTTGACAGCTTCCACAGCAGGATTGAATGTGAGAAACCCAACCAtgacctcagcagcttcagGGGTTACAT AGAGCACCCAGATGGCCGTCGTGTTGGCCTACATAATGGCAATCTTTTGCTGAGGAGCTGCACCATCCGCAATACTGAGAATGTTGTGGGCATTGTGATTTATGCAG GCCATGAAACCAAAGCTATGATGAACAACAGTGGGCCGAGATGCAAGTGCAGTTTGTTGGAGCGGCGCCTGAACACTGATATTCTGTGGTGTGTTGTCCTTCTCATCGTCATGTGTTTGACTGCTGCTATAG GTCATGGACTCTGGGTGCGGAACCTAAATCAACCTCTGTTCGAGACCAGCTTGGACACATCACCTGCCCTCGCTGGCTTTCATGTATTCTGGACTATGATCATTGTACTTCAG GTGCTGATCCCCATCTCTCTCTATGTGTCCATTGAGATTGTGAAACTGGGGCAGATCTACTTCATCCACAATGACCAAGACCTGTACAATGAGCAGCTAGACGCCAGTATTCAGTGCCGGGCTCTCAACATCACTGAGGATCTCGGTCAGATCCAGTACCTGTTTTCTGATAAGACTGGAACACTAACGGAGAACAAAATGGTGTTCAGCCGCTGCAGTATCTATGGCGTTGATTATCCTCATGAGGACAATG CTCGCAGGTTGGATGTGTATGAGGACCAGAGTGAGCTGGTGGGTTGCTCCACAACTCTGAGATCACGATGCAGCAGAAAGTCTCTGAGTTGTCGCTCACTCAGCTGCAACCAAAACTCTCTGTCTCTAAACACACTTGGAGCAGagtcagatgatgatgatgatgagcagctGCCAAGTCCCGTCCAGGCCAGAACCAGTGCCTTCAGCAGCCGTGTG GCAAAGGAggtgctgccagaccctgagCTGCTCCGTAAGCTGAGCTGGCTTCAGTCTACTGCACTGACACCAAAGGATGGTTTTGGTGCGTCTCTGTCCAACATGGAGCTGGTCTACGTAACTGACTTCTTTTTGGCTCTGTCCATCTGCAACAGCGTTGTGGTCTCTTCACCCTACCAGTCACAACATGTG GTTCCTGAAACCCAAACTCCTCGAAGGTTCGTGTTGCAGCACCTCGGCTTCCCTCCATTCTCGTCTATCTACCCCCCTGGTGTTAGAGGCAGCCCTCGCAGTTTTGCCACCAGATTGTTTTCTCTGGGAAGGACAggctccttccccctctccacACCATCTGATTACACTGCAGATAGATCCCAAGCAAGCCCATGTGAAGACCAGCAATCAGCTGATGGGTGGGCCCAGAAAGACTTAAAATGTGGAGGAGATAGAAGAgatgatggagagacagaagaggggaAGGGTAAAAAGATCAATCCTGAAGGCActagacaggaagtggtggacGACAATGAGCTCCTTTATGAGGCAGAAAGCCCCGATGAAGCAGCTCTGGTCCATGCTGCCCATGTGTATGGCTTTACGCTGAGGGGCCGATCGGCGGACCATGTGCTGGTAGACCTCCCTGGAATTGGTTCTGTGGTGGTTCAACTGCTCCACATTCTGCCCTTTGACTCCAATCGCAGGAGAATGTCAGTGGTTGTCCGCCACCCGCTGTCAGGGCAGGTGGTGGTTTACACCAAGGGAGCAGATTCGGTCATcatggacctgagtgagaacccgAAAG ATTTAAGTCAGGATCAGGAGGTCCACCATCATATCCGGGAACAAACCCAAAAGCATTTAGATAGTTATGCCAGAGATGGACTGCGTACACTCTGCATTGCTAAAAAG GTTCTAGAGGAACGTGAGTATGAGCAGTGGTTGAAGAGACATCTGTTGGCTGAGAGCAGCATAGAAAACCAAGAGGAGTTGCTACAGGACTCGGCCAAGAGCCTAGAGACCAACCTGACCCTGCTGG GCACCACGGGGATACTGGACAGACTACAGGAAGAGGTTCCAGAGACCATAGAAGCTCTCCAGAGAGCTGGGATCAAGCTGTGGGTCCTTACAGGAGATAAGATGGAGACAGCCATCAACATTGCTTATGCCTCCAAACTACTGCGTCCCATTGACCAGCTGCTAACAGTGAATTGTGACAGCAAG gATGCCTGTGCAGCTttactagaggagctgaagttGAAAGTGCAGCATGGAGCTGTCGGCTACACCGAAGGAAGTACAGCAGAGTGTCACAAGGATTTGTCCCCGGCATTTGTCCTGGTTGTAGATGGCAGTACACTGGACTGggccctgcaggaggagctgaaggacgacttgctggagctcagctgtggctgcaaagCTGTCATTTGCTGCCGATCCACGCCCCTTCAGAAGAGCCAGGTGGTGCGTTTCATCAGGGACAAACTGGGGGTCATGACCTTGGCTGTGG GTGATGGAGCCAACGATGTGAGCATGATTCAAGTGGCTAATGTGGGCATTGGGATATGTGGTCAAGAGGGGATGCAG GCTGTGATGTCCAGCGACTTTGCCATTTCCAGGTTTAAACAtctcaggaagctgctgctggtacATGGTCATTGGTGCTACTCACGTCTTGCCAACATGATCCTCTACTTTATCTACAAGAACGTG ATGTTTGTCAATCTGCTGTTCTGGTATCAGTTCTTCTGCGGTTTCTCAGGGAGCGTCATGAGCAACTCATGGGTGCTCATTCTGTTCAACTTGGTCTTCACATCTGCCCCGCCTCTCATCTACAGCATCCTGGACCAGGACATCCCTGCAGAGACTCTGCTAAAGCTGCCTGAGCTCTACAGAGCTGTAGAAAAGTACAAG gtctCTGTTCCTTCCATGTTCTGGATCACAGTCCTTGATGCCTTTTACCAAAGCATAGTGTGTTTCTTCGTACCTTATTTT GCTCTGGCTGGATCAGATGTCTCCGTACTGTCCTTTGGTTCTCCCATCAACTCCTCAGCTCTCCTTATCATCCTGTTGCATCAAGTTTTAGAAAGTCACACTCTG ACATGGATTCAtgtgctggtgttgctgctcaGTTTTGTGTCGTACTTTGGATTTGTGctgttcttcagtctgttctgcGTGACCTGCAGTCCCCCAACCAACCCTCTGGGGGTGGAAACCCTGCAGATGTCTCAGCCCATGTTTTACATCATCTGCATCCTCACCACGGTCACTGCACTCATCCCCAG GATATTGTGTCGAGCTCTGTACAACACTTTACACCCAAATGCTGCTCAAAATAAGGAAGTGGAAGTTGACAACTACCGCCAAAGAATTCAACAGTGGAACGAGAAAAATGTTGGAGTCAGCAGATGA